The proteins below are encoded in one region of Clostridium pasteurianum DSM 525 = ATCC 6013:
- the aroA gene encoding 3-phosphoshikimate 1-carboxyvinyltransferase — translation MNYVKITPSKLQGEVTIPPSKSLSHRAIIAAGFSKGKSVVENVMFSEDIVTTCNAMEALGVKIDKVKEADNIYTLKIEGNSDLKLLKREIDCSESGSSLRFFIPICLAEKNDVVFTGRGKLVSRPLDQYYKIFDKQGIEYSNNNGMLPLNVHGKISPGEFTIDGDVSSQFITGLMFTLPLLEGDSKIIINKTLESKGYLDLTMDILEKASIEIVNRDYKEFLIKGNQQYNSKDYRVEGDFSQAAFWLVAGVIGGKIDCLDLNSSSRQGDKEVIDIIKRMEGSLINGSSSIVAKTSNTKATVIDASQCPDIIPVLAVLAAVSEGTTEIINAGRLRIKESDRLTAITTELNKLGADLEEKEEGLIIRGKKELTGGEVESWNDHRIAMALAVASIRCTDEVTIKDSGCVKKSYPTFWEDFKKLGGNVHEWSVG, via the coding sequence ATGAATTATGTTAAAATAACTCCATCAAAATTACAAGGGGAAGTGACAATTCCGCCCTCTAAAAGTTTAAGTCACAGAGCTATAATTGCGGCAGGATTTTCTAAAGGTAAAAGTGTTGTAGAAAATGTTATGTTCTCTGAAGATATAGTGACCACCTGCAATGCAATGGAGGCACTAGGGGTCAAAATAGATAAAGTAAAAGAGGCAGATAACATATATACATTGAAAATAGAAGGTAATAGTGATTTAAAGTTGTTAAAAAGAGAAATAGATTGCTCAGAATCAGGATCATCTCTAAGATTTTTTATACCTATTTGCCTGGCTGAAAAAAATGATGTGGTATTTACAGGAAGAGGAAAGCTGGTTTCTCGTCCTTTAGATCAGTATTATAAAATATTTGATAAGCAGGGTATAGAATATTCTAATAATAATGGAATGCTTCCTCTAAATGTACATGGAAAGATTAGTCCGGGAGAATTCACTATAGACGGAGATGTAAGTTCTCAGTTTATAACAGGTCTCATGTTTACTTTACCATTGCTTGAGGGTGATTCTAAAATTATAATCAATAAAACTTTAGAGTCAAAAGGGTATTTAGATTTAACAATGGATATACTGGAGAAAGCCTCTATAGAAATTGTAAATAGAGATTACAAAGAATTTTTAATAAAAGGTAATCAACAATATAATAGCAAAGACTATAGAGTTGAAGGAGATTTTTCACAGGCAGCTTTTTGGCTGGTTGCAGGTGTTATAGGCGGAAAAATAGATTGTCTTGATTTAAACTCAAGCTCTAGACAGGGAGATAAAGAAGTAATAGATATTATAAAGAGAATGGAAGGAAGTTTGATAAATGGAAGCAGCAGTATTGTTGCAAAGACTTCCAACACAAAGGCTACAGTTATAGACGCTTCTCAATGTCCTGATATAATACCAGTTCTTGCAGTATTAGCTGCTGTAAGTGAAGGAACTACAGAGATAATTAATGCAGGAAGACTTAGAATAAAGGAATCCGACAGATTAACTGCTATAACTACAGAGTTAAACAAACTTGGTGCAGATCTAGAAGAAAAAGAAGAAGGACTTATAATTAGAGGTAAAAAAGAACTCACAGGCGGAGAAGTGGAAAGCTGGAATGATCATAGAATTGCCATGGCACTGGCAGTAGCTTCTATAAGATGTACTGATGAAGTTACTATAAAGGATAGCGGATGTGTAAAAAAATCTTATCCTACCTTTTGGGAGGACTTTAAAAAGCTAGGAGGAAATGTCCATGAGTGGAGTGTGGGGTAA
- the aroB gene encoding 3-dehydroquinate synthase: MSNIMVNLSHKTYPIYITKGLMNSIGKEIKKIYSGNKIAVVTDSNVNSFYGDRLEKALKDENYNVKTLVVEAGEKSKSFEVLLKLYDELLDFEITRGDLIIALGGGVVGDLTGFAAATTLRGISFIQVPTSLLAQIDSSIGGKVAVDLPRGKNLIGNFYHPEAVFIDPDVLKTLDKKFLHDGMGEVIKYGAIKDRQLFDKLMTFKDDNDLLDHIDEIIYRCCSIKKEVVEKDEKDKGDRMLLNFGHTLGHVIEKYFNYEKYTHGEAVSIGMYKITEKSEAMGITEKGTSELLKKILIKYGLPFEVEALNKDKVLETISMDKKNDRDRINIILLNKLGEAFIKNIDSKLMENYI, encoded by the coding sequence ATGAGTAATATTATGGTGAATCTTTCTCATAAAACCTATCCTATTTATATAACAAAGGGTCTTATGAATTCTATTGGAAAAGAAATAAAAAAAATATATAGTGGAAATAAAATTGCTGTAGTAACAGATTCTAATGTAAATAGTTTTTATGGAGATAGACTGGAGAAAGCTTTAAAAGATGAAAATTATAATGTAAAAACTTTAGTCGTAGAAGCTGGTGAAAAGAGTAAATCTTTTGAAGTACTATTAAAACTATATGATGAACTTTTAGATTTTGAAATCACTAGAGGAGACCTCATAATTGCATTAGGTGGAGGGGTAGTTGGTGATTTAACAGGTTTTGCTGCTGCTACTACACTAAGAGGAATTTCTTTTATTCAAGTTCCCACCTCACTTTTAGCTCAAATAGACAGCAGTATTGGTGGTAAAGTAGCCGTAGACCTTCCAAGAGGTAAAAACCTAATAGGTAATTTTTACCATCCAGAAGCAGTATTTATTGACCCAGATGTGTTAAAGACTCTGGATAAAAAGTTTCTACATGATGGCATGGGTGAAGTTATAAAATATGGTGCCATCAAAGATAGACAGTTATTTGATAAACTCATGACCTTTAAAGATGATAATGATCTTTTAGATCATATAGATGAGATAATATACAGGTGCTGCAGTATAAAGAAGGAAGTAGTAGAGAAGGATGAAAAAGACAAAGGTGATAGAATGCTTCTTAATTTTGGTCACACTTTAGGTCATGTTATAGAAAAATATTTTAATTATGAGAAATACACTCATGGGGAAGCAGTTTCTATTGGGATGTATAAAATTACTGAAAAGAGTGAAGCTATGGGTATAACTGAAAAGGGGACTTCAGAATTGCTTAAAAAGATACTCATTAAATATGGTCTTCCTTTTGAAGTTGAAGCTTTGAATAAGGATAAAGTACTGGAAACTATATCCATGGATAAAAAGAACGATAGAGATAGAATTAATATTATTTTACTGAATAAACTAGGTGAAGCTTTTATTAAAAATATAGATAGCAAGCTTATGGAAAATTATATTTAG
- a CDS encoding prephenate dehydrogenase has protein sequence MKLDFNITIVGLGLIGGSYAMALKELNPKNLWGIDVDLKAIETAEDLEIIDKGYKEAEVPLSESDIVIISLYPEAAIEFIKKHKNDFKRGAVITDTSGIKESIVKEVSAFIPDYVDFIGGHPMAGRESKGLAFASKDIFKNANYIITPSNKNKKENIELVKSIAEGIGCKNVVLIDAEIHDKIIAYTSAIPHIIAVALMNCDNFDKERGYFIGGSFRDATRVALINPDLWSELFISNKENILKEIEEFENNLSTMKEAIKNEDSTLMKEIFNKAGSKRRKLNSNE, from the coding sequence ATGAAATTGGATTTTAATATTACAATTGTTGGACTTGGTTTAATTGGTGGATCTTATGCTATGGCTCTTAAAGAATTAAATCCCAAGAATTTGTGGGGGATTGATGTGGATTTAAAGGCTATTGAAACAGCAGAAGATTTAGAGATTATAGATAAAGGATACAAAGAGGCAGAGGTTCCTTTGAGTGAATCCGATATAGTTATAATATCCTTGTACCCAGAGGCAGCAATAGAATTTATTAAAAAGCATAAAAATGATTTTAAAAGAGGTGCAGTTATTACTGACACCTCTGGTATTAAAGAAAGTATAGTAAAAGAAGTATCTGCCTTTATACCAGATTATGTTGATTTTATTGGAGGACATCCAATGGCAGGGAGAGAATCTAAAGGACTTGCTTTTGCTTCAAAGGATATATTTAAAAATGCAAATTATATAATAACTCCATCAAATAAAAATAAAAAAGAAAATATTGAGCTAGTTAAAAGCATTGCTGAGGGTATAGGGTGTAAGAATGTGGTTTTAATAGATGCTGAAATTCACGATAAAATTATAGCTTATACCAGTGCTATACCCCATATAATTGCTGTGGCTCTGATGAACTGTGATAATTTTGATAAAGAAAGAGGATATTTTATAGGGGGAAGTTTTAGAGATGCTACAAGGGTGGCATTAATTAATCCTGATTTATGGTCAGAGCTGTTCATTTCCAATAAAGAAAATATATTAAAGGAAATTGAAGAGTTTGAAAATAATTTATCTACTATGAAGGAAGCTATTAAAAATGAAGATTCTACCTTAATGAAGGAAATATTTAATAAGGCAGGTTCAAAAAGGAGGAAACTTAACAGCAATGAGTAA
- the aroF gene encoding 3-deoxy-7-phosphoheptulonate synthase, with the protein MIIVMKPNTSKNIIEDFIERLQNKGLIVHTDFGDKYCILGLIGDTTAIDPEQIQAHDAVEKVMVVQEPFKKANRLFHPEDSVIKIGNGSIGGGKLSVIAGPCSVESEDQIVSIAQDVKQAGASFLRGGAFKPRTSPYSFQGMELEGLELLKIAREKTGLPIVTELMGTKMLDKFVEDVDVIQIGARNMQNFELLKELGKIDKPILLKRGLSATIEELLMSAEYIMAGGNENVILCERGIRTYETYTRNTLDLSAIPAIKRQSHLPIIIDPSHAAGMWWMVEPLSKAAVAAGADGLIIEVHNDPANAKCDGQQSIKPKKFKSLMDSLKEIEKFKWSFDINEIGF; encoded by the coding sequence ATGATAATTGTTATGAAGCCAAATACATCGAAAAATATAATAGAAGATTTTATAGAAAGATTACAAAATAAAGGACTAATAGTTCATACAGATTTTGGTGATAAATACTGTATATTAGGTCTTATAGGAGATACTACAGCTATCGATCCAGAACAGATTCAGGCTCATGATGCTGTTGAAAAAGTTATGGTTGTTCAAGAACCTTTCAAAAAGGCAAATAGATTATTCCATCCTGAAGATTCTGTAATTAAAATAGGTAATGGATCTATAGGTGGAGGTAAATTATCTGTTATAGCAGGACCTTGTTCTGTTGAAAGTGAAGATCAAATTGTCAGCATAGCACAGGATGTTAAACAAGCAGGTGCATCATTTTTAAGAGGTGGTGCTTTTAAGCCTAGAACTTCACCTTACAGCTTCCAGGGTATGGAACTAGAAGGCTTGGAACTTCTTAAAATTGCAAGAGAAAAAACAGGACTTCCAATAGTAACAGAATTAATGGGAACTAAGATGCTTGATAAATTTGTAGAAGATGTTGATGTAATACAAATTGGAGCTAGAAATATGCAGAACTTTGAGCTTTTAAAGGAACTTGGAAAAATCGATAAGCCTATTCTTTTAAAGAGAGGTTTAAGTGCAACAATTGAAGAATTGCTTATGTCAGCAGAATATATAATGGCTGGCGGAAATGAAAATGTAATATTGTGTGAAAGAGGAATTAGAACCTATGAAACTTACACTAGAAATACTCTAGATTTAAGCGCTATTCCAGCTATAAAGAGACAAAGTCATCTTCCTATTATAATTGATCCAAGTCATGCCGCTGGAATGTGGTGGATGGTAGAGCCTCTTTCTAAAGCAGCAGTAGCAGCAGGAGCAGATGGATTAATAATTGAGGTACATAATGATCCTGCCAATGCTAAATGTGATGGTCAGCAATCTATAAAACCAAAAAAATTCAAGTCTTTAATGGATTCCTTAAAGGAAATAGAAAAATTCAAATGGAGCTTTGATATTAATGAAATTGGATTTTAA
- a CDS encoding glycerol dehydrogenase — translation MVKSIYSPRKYVQGSGVLTELERYVGSLGNSFLVVADPFVLEDAVKKIGKGFEGSESEVIFEKFNGECTKKEIDRLIEIAKVKKSDAVIAIGGGKTLDTVKAIGYYTKLPVVIIPTLASCDAPCTALSVIYTEKGEFSEYLFLPENPDIVIVDTDIIVKAPVKFLAAGMGDAFATYYEARACYKADANNLVGTKITKAALALAELCHKTLLEDGLKAKLSNEKGVLTKALENIIEANIYLSGVGAESSGLAAAHAISNGLTVLTELHHASHGEKVAFGTLVQLVLEDAPEEEIREALSFMKNVGLPVSLEEMGVNVINKEAIMKAAEASCAEGDTMHNMPFTVTPEDVYGAIIVANELGKQFK, via the coding sequence ATGGTAAAATCAATTTACTCACCAAGAAAGTATGTACAAGGTTCAGGTGTACTTACGGAATTGGAAAGATATGTAGGGAGTTTGGGAAACTCTTTTCTTGTAGTAGCAGATCCTTTTGTTCTTGAAGATGCAGTGAAAAAAATCGGAAAAGGATTTGAAGGAAGTGAATCAGAGGTAATATTTGAAAAGTTCAATGGGGAATGTACAAAAAAGGAAATTGACAGATTAATAGAAATTGCAAAAGTAAAGAAAAGTGATGCAGTAATTGCCATAGGAGGAGGAAAAACTCTAGATACAGTAAAAGCAATTGGATACTATACAAAGCTTCCAGTGGTTATAATTCCAACTTTGGCTTCTTGTGATGCTCCATGTACTGCACTTTCTGTTATATACACAGAAAAAGGAGAATTCAGTGAATATTTATTTTTACCGGAAAATCCTGATATAGTTATAGTTGACACAGATATAATTGTAAAAGCTCCAGTGAAATTTTTAGCAGCTGGTATGGGAGATGCCTTTGCTACTTATTATGAGGCAAGAGCATGCTATAAAGCTGACGCTAATAATTTAGTAGGTACTAAAATAACAAAAGCAGCGTTAGCTCTTGCAGAACTTTGTCATAAGACTCTTCTTGAAGATGGGTTAAAAGCAAAACTTTCAAATGAGAAAGGTGTTTTAACTAAAGCACTTGAGAATATAATTGAAGCAAATATATATTTAAGTGGAGTTGGTGCTGAAAGCTCAGGATTAGCTGCTGCTCATGCTATAAGTAATGGACTTACTGTTCTTACAGAATTACACCATGCATCTCATGGAGAAAAGGTTGCTTTTGGTACTCTAGTTCAACTAGTTCTTGAAGATGCTCCTGAAGAAGAAATAAGAGAAGCTTTAAGCTTTATGAAGAATGTAGGATTACCAGTATCCTTAGAAGAAATGGGTGTAAATGTTATAAATAAAGAAGCTATAATGAAAGCTGCTGAAGCATCTTGTGCTGAAGGTGATACCATGCACAACATGCCATTTACGGTTACTCCTGAGGATGTTTATGGTGCAATAATAGTTGCTAATGAACTTGGAAAGCAATTTAAATAG
- the sufU gene encoding Fe-S cluster assembly sulfur transfer protein SufU: MDLNSIYSEIITEHNASHHNKRHVEGADVIEQGHNPSCGDEIQLELKIENNIIEDAGFTGIGCAISQASTSIMIDLIKGKTVEEAKHIIETFLGMIKREITDEKELEILEDALALKNISNMPARVKCAVLAWHTLEQSLNKKNS, translated from the coding sequence ATGGATCTTAATAGTATATATTCTGAGATTATAACTGAACATAATGCTTCACATCATAATAAAAGACATGTTGAAGGGGCAGATGTAATTGAGCAGGGTCATAATCCAAGCTGCGGAGATGAAATCCAGCTGGAATTAAAAATAGAGAATAATATAATTGAAGACGCTGGTTTTACAGGTATAGGCTGTGCCATATCTCAGGCATCTACATCTATAATGATAGATCTTATAAAAGGAAAAACTGTTGAAGAGGCAAAGCATATTATAGAAACTTTCTTGGGTATGATAAAGAGAGAAATAACTGATGAAAAGGAATTGGAAATATTAGAAGATGCTTTAGCTCTTAAAAACATATCAAATATGCCAGCAAGGGTTAAATGTGCGGTTTTAGCTTGGCATACATTAGAGCAGTCACTAAATAAGAAGAACTCTTAA
- a CDS encoding cysteine desulfurase, whose protein sequence is MTNKYVADFPVLNQTINGHRLAYLDSAATTQKPVSVMNAVDEYYKQFNANPHRGAYYLSVKATEIYENTREVIKKFIGAEKAKEIVFTKNATEGFNLIAYSYGMNFINAGDEIVISIAEHHSNLVPWQQVAKAKGAVLKYLYLDEEGVISKEEVESKITEKTKIVSVTQVSNVLGTVNPVKDIIKKAHSVGAIAIIDGSQSIPHMKVNVREMDADFIVFSGHKMLSPMGIGVVYGKEELLEKMPPFIFGGDMIEYVWEQEATFAEIPYKFEGGTQNVGGAIGITAAIKYLENVEMDNVNSIEKALVSYALERLSEIPYITVYGTKDINKKAGVISFNVKDVHPHDVSSILDASGVAIRAGHHCAHPLMKYMGVNATCRASFYLYNTKEDVDALAEGLKNTRKWLGYGS, encoded by the coding sequence ATGACTAATAAATATGTTGCGGATTTCCCGGTTTTAAATCAGACAATTAATGGACACCGTTTAGCTTATCTGGATAGTGCTGCTACCACTCAAAAGCCGGTATCAGTAATGAATGCAGTAGATGAATATTATAAACAATTTAATGCTAATCCTCATAGAGGCGCCTATTATCTTAGTGTAAAGGCAACTGAGATCTATGAGAATACAAGGGAAGTTATAAAAAAATTTATAGGAGCAGAAAAAGCTAAAGAAATAGTATTTACTAAGAATGCTACAGAGGGCTTTAATCTTATAGCTTATTCCTATGGGATGAACTTTATAAATGCTGGTGATGAAATAGTTATTTCTATAGCTGAGCATCATTCTAATTTGGTTCCTTGGCAGCAAGTGGCTAAGGCTAAAGGGGCAGTGCTTAAATATTTGTATTTAGATGAAGAAGGAGTAATTTCAAAAGAAGAGGTTGAAAGTAAAATAACAGAAAAGACCAAAATAGTTTCTGTTACTCAAGTATCAAATGTTTTGGGTACTGTTAATCCTGTAAAAGATATTATTAAAAAAGCTCACAGTGTTGGAGCTATTGCTATAATAGATGGATCACAGAGTATACCTCATATGAAAGTTAATGTAAGAGAGATGGATGCAGATTTTATAGTGTTTTCTGGACATAAAATGTTATCTCCTATGGGAATTGGTGTGGTTTATGGAAAAGAAGAATTACTTGAGAAAATGCCGCCCTTCATATTTGGAGGGGATATGATAGAATATGTGTGGGAGCAGGAAGCTACTTTTGCAGAAATTCCATATAAATTTGAAGGTGGTACTCAAAATGTAGGAGGAGCTATTGGTATTACTGCGGCTATAAAATATCTTGAAAATGTGGAAATGGATAATGTAAATAGTATAGAAAAGGCATTGGTAAGCTATGCTTTAGAGAGATTAAGTGAGATACCTTATATAACTGTATATGGTACAAAGGATATAAATAAAAAAGCTGGCGTGATTTCTTTCAATGTGAAGGATGTGCATCCGCATGATGTATCTTCTATATTAGATGCCTCTGGTGTTGCCATTAGAGCAGGGCATCATTGTGCCCACCCGCTTATGAAATATATGGGAGTAAATGCCACTTGTAGAGCAAGTTTTTATCTGTATAATACAAAAGAAGACGTGGACGCTTTAGCGGAAGGGTTAAAAAATACAAGGAAGTGGTTAGGCTATGGATCTTAA
- the sufD gene encoding Fe-S cluster assembly protein SufD, whose protein sequence is MSDRILKNINKIPVRTWRWLGVNDLSIDSKIPEIKPYNKGILQDTYEEELKVIHVNKDNTNLRIFDGLNYEGISKEATDQVKNHYNTGVFIQTYEDKKNLEPIFIEYSMDKESPVVIDDNVIIAEENSEITVVFKYDSNSNEKYFHNGLTRIYGKKGSIINLIKIQNISDSSIHLDANAAELEEDATINYVSVELGGIHSITNYKADLKGYRSSTNLYSIYLGDKERNIDINYLINHYGKETRSSIETRGALLDKSNKIFRGTLDFKKGSSKSKGQEEEYAVLLSPNVRNRSVPILLCTEDDVEGQHAASAGKIDENKLFYLMSRGLSEKEAKKLIIEAAFNPILNRIPLEKVKNEISESVRRKLTDD, encoded by the coding sequence GTGAGTGATAGAATCTTAAAAAATATAAATAAAATTCCTGTAAGGACTTGGAGATGGCTTGGGGTAAATGATTTATCTATAGATAGCAAAATTCCCGAAATAAAACCATACAATAAAGGTATACTGCAGGATACATACGAAGAAGAACTAAAAGTTATACACGTCAATAAAGATAATACTAATCTTAGAATATTTGATGGTTTAAATTATGAGGGTATAAGCAAAGAAGCAACGGATCAGGTAAAAAATCACTATAATACAGGGGTATTTATACAGACTTATGAAGATAAAAAAAACTTAGAACCAATATTTATAGAATATTCTATGGATAAAGAAAGTCCTGTAGTTATAGATGATAATGTAATAATTGCAGAAGAAAATAGTGAAATTACAGTAGTATTTAAATATGATTCCAATAGTAATGAAAAGTATTTTCATAATGGGCTTACGAGAATATATGGGAAAAAAGGTTCAATTATAAATCTTATAAAAATACAAAATATTTCAGATTCATCTATTCATCTTGATGCAAATGCAGCGGAACTGGAAGAGGATGCTACAATAAATTATGTATCCGTTGAATTAGGTGGAATACACAGTATTACTAATTATAAAGCAGATTTAAAAGGTTATAGAAGTTCAACAAATTTATATTCTATTTATCTAGGAGACAAGGAGAGAAATATAGACATAAACTATCTGATAAATCACTATGGAAAAGAGACGAGGAGTTCCATAGAAACAAGAGGTGCTCTTCTAGATAAGAGTAATAAAATATTCAGGGGTACTTTAGATTTTAAAAAGGGTTCATCAAAGTCTAAAGGACAAGAAGAAGAATATGCAGTGTTGTTAAGTCCTAATGTAAGAAACAGATCAGTTCCAATACTTCTATGTACTGAAGATGATGTAGAGGGACAGCATGCTGCTAGTGCTGGTAAGATAGATGAAAATAAGCTTTTTTATCTTATGAGCAGAGGGCTTAGTGAAAAAGAGGCGAAAAAGCTTATAATAGAAGCAGCCTTTAATCCAATTTTAAATAGAATTCCTTTAGAAAAGGTTAAAAATGAAATTTCAGAGAGTGTTAGGAGGAAACTTACAGATGACTAA
- the sufB gene encoding Fe-S cluster assembly protein SufB, with translation MERKKTFIEDLDRGFYDIKNKDIYSYKADKGLTKEIILNISKEKNDPEWMRDFRLKSLEIYNNMELPTWGPSLDELDMDNIVTYVKPNTQMKGNWNEVPEDIKDTFEKLGIPKAERESLAGVGAQYDSEVVYHSIKEELVKQGIVYTDMETALREYEDIVKEYFMKLVPPNDHKFVALHGAVWSGGSFVYVPEGVDVEIPLQSYFRLNSPGAGQFEHTLIIVEKGARLHFIEGCSAPKYNVTNLHAGCVELYVKEGATLRYSTIENWSRNMLNLNTKRAVVEKNGTIEWVSGSFGSKISMLYPMSILKGEGAKAEFTGITFAGKGQHLDTGAKVVHAAPYTSSTINTKSISKSGGVAIYRGAVKITPNAHHTKASVSCESLMLDDISRSDTLPVLDILNDEVDIGHEAKIGRISDEAIFYLMSRGISEEEAKAMIVRGFAEPIAKELPLEYAVEMNNLINLELEGSIG, from the coding sequence ATGGAAAGGAAAAAGACTTTTATTGAGGATTTAGACAGGGGTTTTTATGATATAAAAAATAAAGATATATATAGTTATAAGGCTGATAAAGGATTAACTAAAGAAATAATACTTAATATATCCAAGGAAAAAAATGATCCAGAATGGATGAGAGATTTCAGACTTAAATCATTAGAAATATATAACAATATGGAGTTGCCAACCTGGGGACCATCATTAGATGAGTTGGATATGGATAATATAGTTACATATGTTAAGCCAAATACCCAAATGAAAGGTAACTGGAATGAAGTACCAGAAGATATAAAGGATACTTTTGAAAAATTGGGAATACCAAAAGCTGAAAGGGAATCCTTAGCGGGAGTTGGGGCACAGTATGACTCAGAAGTAGTTTACCATAGTATAAAAGAAGAGTTAGTTAAACAAGGTATTGTATATACTGATATGGAAACTGCCCTTAGAGAATATGAAGATATAGTTAAGGAATACTTTATGAAGCTTGTTCCACCAAACGATCATAAATTTGTAGCCCTGCACGGAGCAGTCTGGTCTGGCGGCTCTTTTGTGTATGTACCAGAAGGAGTAGATGTGGAAATACCGCTTCAATCTTATTTTAGACTTAATTCGCCAGGTGCAGGACAATTTGAGCACACGCTGATAATAGTGGAAAAAGGTGCTAGACTTCATTTTATAGAAGGCTGTTCAGCTCCAAAGTATAATGTAACCAATTTGCATGCTGGATGTGTTGAACTTTATGTTAAAGAAGGAGCTACCTTAAGATATTCAACTATAGAGAACTGGTCAAGGAATATGCTTAATCTAAATACAAAGAGAGCAGTTGTTGAGAAGAATGGTACTATAGAATGGGTATCAGGTTCTTTTGGATCTAAGATTTCCATGCTTTATCCTATGAGTATATTAAAAGGAGAAGGAGCAAAAGCAGAATTTACAGGAATAACTTTTGCAGGAAAAGGACAGCATTTGGATACCGGAGCTAAAGTAGTTCATGCAGCTCCATATACATCTTCTACTATAAATACAAAATCTATATCTAAAAGTGGTGGTGTTGCTATATATAGAGGTGCGGTGAAGATTACACCAAATGCTCATCATACAAAAGCATCAGTATCCTGTGAATCACTTATGTTAGATGATATTTCCCGTTCAGATACATTACCTGTACTTGATATATTAAATGATGAGGTGGATATTGGACATGAGGCAAAAATAGGAAGAATAAGCGATGAAGCTATATTTTATCTTATGTCAAGAGGTATAAGTGAAGAAGAAGCTAAAGCTATGATAGTAAGAGGGTTTGCTGAACCAATTGCAAAAGAATTGCCTTTAGAGTACGCAGTGGAAATGAATAATTTAATAAACTTAGAACTAGAAGGAAGTATTGGGTAG
- the sufC gene encoding Fe-S cluster assembly ATPase SufC: MGDRLLDIKDIHVEADGTEILKGLNLSVNKGEVHVIMGPNGAGKSTLVNVIMGHPKYNITSGDIIFENEKINDLKTDERAKKGIFLSFQTPEEVPGITVEGLLRSSRTSITGKPIKLMAFRKELKEKLEILQFDESYASRYLNVGFSGGEKKKNEIIQMMMINPKLAILDETDSGLDVDAVKIVSKGVNKFKNENNAIVIITHNSKILEDLKPDFVHVILKGKVVKTGDASLIDEINNNGFAEFKEAALS, translated from the coding sequence ATGGGAGATAGACTTTTAGATATAAAAGATATTCATGTTGAAGCAGATGGAACTGAGATATTAAAAGGTCTTAATTTATCTGTAAACAAGGGAGAGGTTCATGTAATAATGGGTCCTAATGGAGCTGGAAAGTCAACTTTGGTAAATGTAATAATGGGTCATCCTAAATACAACATTACAAGTGGAGATATTATTTTTGAAAATGAAAAAATTAATGATTTAAAAACAGATGAAAGAGCAAAAAAAGGAATATTTTTATCTTTTCAGACACCGGAAGAAGTTCCAGGTATAACTGTAGAAGGGCTTCTAAGAAGTTCTAGAACTTCTATTACGGGAAAGCCAATTAAACTTATGGCTTTTAGAAAAGAACTTAAAGAAAAACTGGAAATATTGCAATTTGATGAAAGTTATGCCTCTAGATATTTAAATGTTGGGTTTTCTGGAGGAGAGAAGAAAAAAAATGAAATAATTCAAATGATGATGATAAATCCTAAATTAGCAATACTTGATGAGACAGATTCAGGTCTTGATGTAGATGCAGTTAAAATAGTTTCAAAGGGAGTAAATAAATTTAAGAATGAAAATAATGCTATAGTGATAATAACTCATAACAGTAAAATACTAGAGGATTTAAAACCAGATTTTGTTCATGTTATTTTAAAGGGTAAAGTTGTCAAAACAGGAGATGCATCTTTAATAGATGAAATAAATAATAATGGATTTGCAGAATTTAAAGAAGCAGCTTTAAGTTAA